A window from Drosophila nasuta strain 15112-1781.00 chromosome 3, ASM2355853v1, whole genome shotgun sequence encodes these proteins:
- the LOC132789435 gene encoding LOW QUALITY PROTEIN: uncharacterized protein LOC132789435 (The sequence of the model RefSeq protein was modified relative to this genomic sequence to represent the inferred CDS: substituted 1 base at 1 genomic stop codon) — protein MRSRHTWNTKRVSFMLGAVLVLYVFVFSGSYRKYQIDAVIGNTKPERVWEYVADFNKMRLLNPTILNFKILADHGHAHDWRYTVEYTERLSHWPHWLNTATAKYVVTKTMPGVTPQEWAIESNHXTCFFNGFYCLHSHSDFRFSARGDDTYANEKIEYQCPPLLGSACRRELEFQRRAVMYNLTHILKRT, from the exons atgcgTTCTCGCCACACATGGAATACCAAGCGGGTGTCGTTCATGCTCGGCGCTGTACTCGTGCTCTATGTCTTTGTGTTCTCGGGAAGCTATCGCAAGTATCAAATAGACGCTGTTATCGGCAATACGAAACCGGAAAGGGTTTGGGAATATGTTGCGGACTTTAACAAAATGCGCCTACTAAATCCCACAAT CCTGAATTTCAAGATTCTAGCTGATCACGGACATGCTCACGATTGGCGCTATACGGTGGAGTATACGGAACGATTATCCCATTGGCCGCACTGGCTGAACACGGCAACAGCCAAGTACGTGGTGACCAAGACGATGCCAGGTGTAACGCCCCAAGAATGGGCAATTGAATCGAATCATTAAACTTGCTTCTTCAACGGTTTCTATTGCT TGCATTCGCATAGCGACTTCCGTTTTAGTGCTCGCGGTGATGATACCTACGCCAATGAGAAGATCGAGTATCAATGTCCACCGCTTCTGGGCAGCGCCTGTCGACGGGAGCTCGAGTTCCAGCGACGTGCCGTCATGTACAATTTGACGCACATTCTGAAGCgtacataa